TTCAACTTGTACAAGTCTACGTGGAGCATGCCTTTTCAGACGAGGCCAACGTTCGTGCTACCTGCTTTGGGCTTGGCCTGATTTAACATGACGAATTGAATATGCTATtggctttcttttcttttttgtttatcAAAAAATTGACAGTACGAACAACTATTTCTGTTGTCGCCCTCGTACCGTCACCTATAATACTTTTTCGATATCATAAAAATTAGTACTTTTCTATATAGATTTAGTAAAACTTAAAATTGCCTGACTCCTTAAGAACTGAGAATTTTAATTTTTTGACAGAGGGGAAGTAGAACACATGAAATTTTCTAAAAATGGATCGGTATATGTCTATTCTAAAAATTCTATATAATGGAGAGGGAAGCCTATGGTCAGGGACTGATTGTACGGTCCGCGCGAAGCAAGATACAAAGGCCGGCCGGTAGTAGGGCATCACAGGCCACTGATTTATTCTTCCGGTGGCTGTGATTTCCCCCCGGACGAAGCATTGGGATTTAGGGGTACATCCTCAAATTAAAGGAGTATCGAGCTGAGAAAGACACTTGGTAAAGAAAGGGATGAGACGAAAAGCACTCTGTGAAGTAATTAGTGGTGTTTGCAGTGGCCAACGGGAGCAAAGCCTTATCTCGccagatttgttttttttttcaccgaAAATAAAGCAGGAGCACTGATTGGCCCTGCTGTGCCGCAAATGAAAGCAGGTTGTCTAGCTAGCTAGTCGACTGCACACCAGCTCTGCTAGCAGGTAGGTGAGTGAGGACCGCCATGGCCATGCGTGATGCTCCCATGCACGTGGCGGCCGGGCCGGGGTTGTACCGGGACGACGCCCCGGCCAGGTTCGTGTCCTCGGCTTAGCTACCTCTCGGGGTGGGTGCGTGCAAGCCAGTGCCCATTTCTAATGAGCTGCTGCTGCCTTTTCTCCTCGATTCTGTGCTTGAGTATCACTTCCTCCATGTCACTTCGCAATAACACGACATCATAATCGATAACGTTTACTTTGCTATGATGCTCAAGCCATACTAAATTCAATGACTCATTGTctactcccttcattccaaaaGTGTAAGTTGTTCACTTTTCTAAAAACATATATCTTTTTACTATATACCTAGATGTGTATAGTAAGTGCTAAGAAAAAACAGATTAACTTACAACTTAGAATGGATGGAGTATAAAAGTTGTCTATAATATTTTATCTAGATAAAACTCATCCAGCATATGAATATGGATAAAAAAAGTATTATTCTAGCTATGAATTTGGACAAGTCATCAACATATCATAAATGTCTACATCATCCGTCCTAAAAAACATCGTTATAGCTATGAATTTGGACACAATTGTATATTTATCAGAAGGTTATTATTATATATACGTGTTTCCAAAAATGCCACACAATCATGTATGTCTGCATTCAGTTGATGGTTGTTTCATCATTTGGTCGATTCATGCAAGAGGCTAAACTTGTTAAAAAGAGTGTCCATTTGGTACTGCTAGTTGTTAGAGGAAGGTGGTTTCCGCTATAATAATTGTATATAAAAAGTAAATATGCCAAAACTGAGCTTCTCCATGAGTTTGAGCTTCTGTAATGGAACCATCAACTCCTTCAAGGAACTAGTAACATATAGGTAACCTCAAACGAGGTCCTACTAATATGTGATCATGTTAATCTTGACAACAAAGAGAAGAGAAATGAAAATCAAGACGTGGCAAAAAAAAATTGTATGCTAACTGTGTAGGCACTTTTAGCGGAAGCCATTTTCCTCTCCTGAGACCAAAATGAACAAGCGAGGACAAGAAGCTAGTTTAGAGGGGCTTCACTGACTTATGCTACAATAATACTATAGTGCGCTACAGCGCAGAAGCTGAAGTCCTATAACTCTATAAGCCCCACCAAAGAGGCCCCGAGGCAGCCTGGCTCATAGTAGCTCCGGCTTCTGCGAAAGTATTATAGCAACACTGTGTTTTACTAAGCTTGCAGGCGGGTTGGTTCGCGGCCGGCCGCTAACCCGCATCGTTTGCCACAGAGTTTATTGGCGGGTTTGTGGCCAGTCACCAAGCTATCTACTTTACGGGACAAGCCTTCCACGGACATAATATACTTAGCTGCAAAACCCGCAGGGCCTGCCGCACACACAACATCCCTCAAATATCTGGTGGCCAACAAGTGAAAGAAAGCTGCGAGGTACAGGAACAAGATCATAATAACGGGCACATGACCGGCACAACGACGAACCAGTTGACCTTGTCGGCGCCGTCCTAGAGCGTGGCGAGCGCCGTCGACACGAAGGCGCCCATCGATCCATGCATATGCAGTTAGCTTGCTAGCTATAGCTCTCAAATGACAAATCGATCTCTTCACTGAAAAATACGTACGTGCAGGCGCATATATACATACGATACGTACGTCGATGCAGTCCTTGTGGAAGCGGCTCATCGGCCGCAGGGGCAACTCGTCGCTGGTGTCGTCGTCGGATTCCTCGTCGGCCTCGTCATCGGGGACCTCGAGGATGAGGCGCGCGTGGCGGTTGCAACGACGACGATGGCCTCGAGCTGTGGGCCGCTGGTGTTCGTCGTCGTGGAGGAACAGCCGTAGAGCCTCCGCCCGATGCCAGACTATCGTGATGACACTAGCGGTAGGGTTCGGGAGATGCGGGTTCTAACAATTTTCTTTATTGTCCAACGGGCTCGGCGGGTTGAAGGACGTTGTGCCATAAAAAAAATCGCAGCTGAGCCACAATAGCCACGAAGATAAATTTTGCGGGTGAGCGGGCGGGCTACGCTAACAACCCGCCCCGCCTGCAATCGTATGTTTTACTATAGCAagactctcttttttttctctccaCCATCAAAATGACTATGAAGGGAGGGAGATAAGCCGATGAAGCCAAGTTGGACTTCAGCTACAGCACACTATAGTACACCACAATGCAAAAGTTGAAGCTTAGGGAAGCTCCTCCAAAGAGGCCCTAAAGCAAAAAAGGGTTGTTTCCGCCCATACGTAGTACTACCTCGTTCAAAAAAAAGTATAATTTTAGGTGCATTTTCGGTCAAAGTGACTAAAAAAATTTGACaaaatatatagataaaaatattaatgtttatgatatcaaataagtacattataaaaatatgtttgacgagaaatataataacacatactTAGTACGATAAATATTACTGATTTTTTAGATAAATTTAGTTAGAATATAACACTTCTTTCTAGAAAGGAGGGAGTACCACATAGTGCTGCCACACGTAACATGACACAGCTTTCGCATACCAGAATACGGAGTACTGGGAATATCTTGCCGGGTTGTGACGAAGCTGCCCCCGGCAATTGGAAGCCAGCGCAGGACGACCGGACACACTCACACACAGCAGGAGCCGGCAGGCGCCCCCACACCGTCTGCTACTGCATGCGCGCGTCGTACTTGCAAGCTATCATATCGTGTATCGATCTCTCCCGAATCCCGGCATCCGGTTCGGCGTGGCCGCCGGCTTTGAACATGCATGATGGATCGCAGGATCCTGGTCCATCACACTAGCTCCCACTGACGAGTGACGAGTGAGGCAGCAGCTAGCTGATCGAGTGATCCCAGGGCGACCACCGTGGCGTGGAAGTCTTGGTCGCGACCAAAGTAGGAAGACGACTAGGGTGCCCATCGTGGCTAAAGTGAAGTGGCAAAGGCGCTCTCCTCTGCTTCACTCCTTTTCATTTCATTTCGATGAATCTTTTCGTTTTGTTCTTACAGTGAGACGAAGGTACGTACTAGGCAAGAATTGCTCATATATATTTAGTTTCAGATTTGAACTACATGAcccgagaaaaaaaaaagaaaagatcaTCGGAGCAGTCCCCTCAATCCAAGCAAGCACCCTCGTAGTCGTAGCACAATGTCAGGTCTTAGTTACATCACCTGCTGCTAGTGCCAAGAACGGAAAGGCGAAGAGCTGAAAGAAAATCCATCCGGAACCAAACATGGCGCGGCCATTCGGTTGCGAGCCAAACCAACGACGTCCGGAACGAAGAAAGGGTCACGCGCTCCACCCCGGCCGTGTGCCCGGTGCCCGGCCCGGCAAGCATCGATGCTGCCTCCATACGCGACGAGGAGATGGCATTCGCTCAGCCTACCTGCTTATCATCCGGCGGGCGGGCGCAGATTTTGCACTGATTACTGGAGCAGTGCTCTggttttcgcaaaaaaaaaaggggaaaaaaagCTTACTACTCTGGCCATGGCCGAGTTTTGTGTTGCTACTTTTAGCTACTGATTGCTCGCTACTAAAGTTTGTGGGCTTTGTGTAAGATGCCACTACCTCTGCATCCTTCCTTCACCGTATCTCTCTGTGACTTTGTGTGGAATTCGGCCGTTCCTGCTCTATATATATGAGCGCCCGCCCCGCACACAGACAGCTCCAGACGCCTGATCGATCGGAAAGCAACGTTGCCCCCAATTGATCCGACGCTTAGCCAAGCATTCATTCTGCTTATaggagtagctagctagctagcgtcGTTCCGTTGCTTGTGTGCGTTGCGTGCTTGCTCTGCTCGTTGGGTGGATCATGGAGTGGAGGGACAGCTTCTTGGACCTGGTGCTCATCCCGCTCAGCCTGCTCCTCCCCATGGCGTACCACGCCTGGCTGTGGCGCGAGGTCCGCCTCCGCCCGCTGCGCACGGCCGTCGGCATCAACGCCGCCACGCGCCGCCTCTGGGCCATCGGCATGATGAAGGTACGCTACGCTACGTCACGTTACGTACGCGGCGCAGCACGGCGCATTGTTTGTGAATTTTCTTTCTTTCATGGTTGCCTGATGATGCTAGCTCGCTCTCGAGGAAAATtaaacagaaatgctatacaacatatATAtgttttaacaaaaaaaaaacacatagattttttttatctctctccctctctctctccccctgccGCGCCACCACCTTGAGCAGTTCCGACGACCGGAACCCGCCCAGCCACATGAAGAACCGCTCCGCGGGGCTCATCAACATGCCCGACAGCACGTGGAACACGTCCGTTCTGGTGGCCACGCCCTTGAGCCGGAACATCTCGTCGTAGTGCAGCATCACGCCGTCCACCAGCACGCCCAGGTCGTCGCCGCCGATCTGCGCGCTCAGGGCCACCCGGAGGTCGTTCATGTGGTGCTGGTGCTCGTCCCGCCAccgcgccggccatggcagtgacggtggcagcggcggcggatctgtgatttgtccttctatagaaaaaaaatttgtGATCTGTGATCTGTGGACACTGAAGGTTGGAGGgttggaggtagaagaagagtgGAGGCTGTTGAATCTTAATCCTATTGTGCAAAAAAAAATTGTAGTAGACAGACTCCAAATTATATCTGCATGCAGGACAACGCCAAGAACGCGGTGACGGTGGTGCAGTCGGTGCGGAACGTGATCATGGGGTCGACGCTGATGGCGACGACGGCGATCCTCTTCTGCACGGGCGTGGCGGCGGTGCTCAGCAGCACCTACACCATCAAGAAGCCGCTGAGCGACACCGTGTTCGGTGCGCACGGCGAGTACATGATGGCGCTCAAGTACGTGGCGCTCATGCTGCTCTTCCTCTTCGCCTTCCTCTGCCACTCCCTCGCCATCTGCTTCCTCAACCAGGCCAGCTTCCTCGTGAACACCTCGGGATGCCTCTTCTCCTCCTCCGCCGACgccgactccgactccgacgccGCCCTCCCGCTGCCGCACACCAGGGACTACGTCGGCGACGTCCTGGAGCGCGGCTTCACCCTCAACCTCGTCGGCAACAGGCTCTTCTACGCCGGGGTGCCCCTCCTGCTCTGGATCTTCGGCCCGCTCCTCGCCTTcctctcctccatggtcatggtccCCATACTCTACAGCCTCGACGTCGTCAATCTCAGGGGGCACAGCGGCTGCGTCATCAGCGGCAAATCTGCAGAGATGAACGGGAGCGAGTGCACGCATGTCGTCTGAAGCTGCCGGACTTGTCCTGAAcataccctgttcgcttgatcggtTCTGTGCTTTATAAGttggctgatgttgttttgttacGAGAGGAAAACACGGTATTATTTGTCCTTCGTGTCGGGCTAGCCGTCGTAGCTGATGTACTAGGAAAACCTTCGTTGCATGGATGACATGGAACCCATACCCATGCGGTTCAGTTGCTTTGCCTTTGCTGCTCCTGGTGGTCGACAagttgactgtgtgtgtgtgccACTAAAACAGATATTCCTAGTTGGCTTTATCTCTTCCTCCCCTTTGTCTAGTTTATCTTGACATTTTTTGCCATGGCGGTTGAAGCAGCAGAAAGACAGCATGCGTTGGTGGCTGTTAGCATGCGCAATGTAGAATTGCACAATGTCAGTGAGTGCATGTCAGCTGGCGTGTATCAGCGCTGTCGTCCATTACCATGCCCAAACAACTGATCATTGACGGATGCGGCGTCAACACGCAGGTAGACCAGCACAGCAAGGCCCGTGCGCGCGGATGcaattttttcaaaaaagaaaagaaaataaaactcCCTCAACTCTAAAATAAATGCACATCTTGCACTTTGAAAAGTCAAACAAAccaaagtttgactagattttattaaaaaaaatagtattaatatttatatctctaaatatgaTTAGTATAAAAAATTATGATTTGGTTAATCTAATGATGATTTCTTGATATTATAAATCTTAGTATTTTTCATATAGATTTAGTCAAACTTTAGTTTGTTTGACTCCTCGAAGTGCGAGATGTACACTCATTTTTACAAAATATAGCTCTAATCTAGAAAATCTCACGAATAACATACTCCGTCAAAAAATAAGTAACTTTCCAAAATTTAAAATTGATCTTAGAAAAAATAACATTATACTAAAACATGGGACTTTAATACGAAAGCTAATCataggtgcatgcaaaatgatgaCCGCCAAATCCATAAGATATTCTTCGAAAAAGGAAAAGAGACGAGGATACATATGTCATTTACCAGTgtctttagggcctgtttggatgcatAAATTTAGCTGCTAGGCATCCAAACAGCCCAGTAAAAAGACCAGCTAAAGTTTAGTCGGATAAATTTAGCTG
Above is a genomic segment from Miscanthus floridulus cultivar M001 chromosome 3, ASM1932011v1, whole genome shotgun sequence containing:
- the LOC136546523 gene encoding uncharacterized protein — its product is MEWRDSFLDLVLIPLSLLLPMAYHAWLWREVRLRPLRTAVGINAATRRLWAIGMMKDNAKNAVTVVQSVRNVIMGSTLMATTAILFCTGVAAVLSSTYTIKKPLSDTVFGAHGEYMMALKYVALMLLFLFAFLCHSLAICFLNQASFLVNTSGCLFSSSADADSDSDAALPLPHTRDYVGDVLERGFTLNLVGNRLFYAGVPLLLWIFGPLLAFLSSMVMVPILYSLDVVNLRGHSGCVISGKSAEMNGSECTHVV